From Suricata suricatta isolate VVHF042 chromosome 1, meerkat_22Aug2017_6uvM2_HiC, whole genome shotgun sequence, a single genomic window includes:
- the TLR6 gene encoding toll-like receptor 6, which yields MTKDKESIIRSFCCVYIVTLILGAMIQFSNESEFVVDMSKMKLTLVPKDLPPKTKVLDISQNYISKLYISDISYLLGLKVLKLSHNRLQCLDFSIFKFNQDLEYLDLSHNQLQKMSCHLIASLKHLDLSFNDFDVLPICKEFGNLTQLSFLGLSATKLRQLDLLPIAHLHLSHILLDLENYNAKESGTESLQILNTETLHLVFHPNQLFSFQVNISVNSLGCLQLTNVKLNNDNCQVLIKFLSELIRGPTLLNFTLKHVETTWKCLVRVFQFLWPKPIEYLNIYNLTIIESIDEEDFTYSKTALKALKIEHVINRVFIYSQTVLYTFFSEMNIMMLTLSDTPFIHMLCPQTSSTFQFLNFTQNVFTDSVFQDCSKLVRLETLILQKNKLKSLYKVCSMTKNMTSLEILDVSWNSLDYNRHDGNCTWGGSIVVLNMSSNMLTDSVFTCLPPKVRVLDLHNNRIRSIPKPIMKLEALQELNVASNSLAHLPDCGAFRS from the coding sequence ATGACCAAAGACAAAGAATCAATCATCAGAAGCTTTTGCTGTGTATACATTGTGACCTTAATACTTGGAGCCATGATCCAGTTCTCTAATGAAAGTGAATTTGTGGTAGACATGTCAAAAATGAAACTTACTCTTGTTCCAAAAGACCTGCCACCAAAAACCAAAGTCTTAGATATATCTCAAAACTACATTTCTAAGCTTTACATCTCTGACATTAGCTATCTCTTGGGACTAAAAGTTTTGAAACTTTCCCATAATAGACTCCAGTGCCTTGATTTTAGCATTTTCAAGTTCAACCAGGATTTGGAATATTTGGATTTATCTCACAATCAGTTGCAGAAGATGTCTTGCCATCTTATCGCGAGTCTCAAGCATTTAGACCTCTCCTTCAATGACTTTGATGTCCTGCCCATCTGTAAGGAATTTGGCAACTTGACACAACTAAGTTTCTTAGGATTAAGTGCTACAAAGTTACGGCAATTAGATCTGCTACCAATTGCTCATTTGCATCTAAGTCACATCCTTCTggatttagaaaattataatgCAAAAGAAAGTGGAACAGAGAGTCTTCAAATTCTGAATACAGAAACACTTCACCTTGTTTTCCACCCAAATCAGTTATTCTCTTTCCAAGTGAACATATCGGTTAACAGTTTGGGGTGCTTACAACTGACTAATGTTAAATTGAATAATGACAACTGtcaagttttaattaaatttctatcAGAACTCATTAGAGGtccaactttactgaattttacTCTCAAACATGTGGAAACAACTTGGAAATGCCTGGTTagagtttttcaatttctttggcCCAAACCTATAGAATATCTCAATATTTACAATTTAACAATAATTGAAAGCATTGATGAAGAAGATTTTACTTATTCTAAAACTGCACTGAAAGCATTGAAGATAGAGCATGTTATAaacagagtttttatttattcacagacagtgttatatacatttttttctgagatgaATATTATGATGTTAACCCTATCAGATACACCTTTTATACACATGCTTTGTCCTCAGACATCAAGCACATTTCAGTTTTTGAACTTTACCCAGAATGTTTTCACAGATAgtgtttttcaagattgttcCAAACTAGTTAGATTGGAAACACTTAtcttacaaaagaataaattaaaaagccttTACAAAGTATGTAGCATGACTAAGAATATGACATCTTTGGAAATACTGGATGTTAGTTGGAATTCTTTGGACTATAATAGACATGATGGAAATTGCACCTGGGGTGGGAGTATAGTGGTGTTAAATATGTCTTCAAATATGCTTACTGACTCTGTTTTCACATGTTTACCTCCTAAAGTCAGGGTACTTGATCTTCACAATAACAGAATAAGGAGCATCCCTAAACCAATCATGAAACTAGAAGCTTTGCAAGAACTCAATGTTGCTTCCAATTCTTTAGCCCACCTTCCTGACTGTGGTGCTTTTCGCAGC